In Priestia megaterium NBRC 15308 = ATCC 14581, the following proteins share a genomic window:
- a CDS encoding response regulator transcription factor: MIHILLADDDEHMRQLVRHYLQLEGYVVHEAKDGEEASGLLAKQHIHLAVVDIMMPHKDGYEVCEEIRSYYDFPIILLTAKDQLEDKEKGFLAGTDDYVTKPFEPKELIFRIKALLRRYEVVNEKMIVLNNTSIDRKSYEVHCSGRLLILPMKEFELLAQLASYPGRIFTREELIHLIWGADFNGDNRTIDVHVKRLRERFEHTDDFVITTVRGVGYKLEVTAK; encoded by the coding sequence ATGATTCACATTTTACTGGCGGATGACGATGAGCATATGCGGCAATTAGTTCGTCACTATTTGCAGCTTGAAGGCTATGTGGTTCATGAAGCAAAAGACGGAGAGGAAGCTTCGGGTCTGCTTGCTAAGCAGCACATTCATTTAGCGGTTGTCGATATTATGATGCCTCATAAAGACGGATATGAAGTTTGCGAAGAAATACGCAGCTATTATGATTTTCCCATTATTTTATTAACAGCAAAAGATCAGCTGGAAGACAAAGAAAAAGGCTTTTTAGCAGGAACAGATGACTATGTGACAAAGCCGTTTGAACCAAAAGAATTGATTTTCCGAATCAAAGCACTGCTTCGCCGGTACGAAGTGGTAAATGAAAAAATGATCGTGCTGAACAACACCTCTATCGACCGAAAAAGCTATGAAGTGCACTGCAGCGGGCGACTGTTAATTCTTCCAATGAAAGAATTTGAATTATTAGCTCAGCTTGCGAGCTATCCAGGAAGAATTTTCACAAGAGAAGAATTAATTCATCTGATATGGGGAGCGGATTTTAACGGAGATAACCGCACAATCGATGTACACGTGAAAAGGCTGCGCGAAAGGTTTGAACATACCGATGATTTTGTCATTACGACGGTTCGAGGAGTCGGCTATAAGCTTGAGGTGACCGCAAAATGA
- a CDS encoding YunG family protein → MNHLKKALHQSWSIHSSTKWTADNPSKGQCGVTALVVQDIKGGYILKTPCKEGWHFYNQLDEKRYDFTQEQFREPLHYADILSSREEAFMDTNKEQYEALKKNVMTYFIHENLL, encoded by the coding sequence GTGAATCATTTAAAGAAAGCCCTACACCAATCGTGGTCAATTCATTCAAGCACGAAGTGGACGGCTGACAATCCTTCTAAGGGACAGTGCGGCGTGACAGCTCTTGTCGTTCAAGATATCAAAGGAGGATATATTTTAAAAACTCCGTGTAAAGAAGGATGGCATTTCTATAATCAGCTTGATGAAAAGCGCTATGATTTTACACAAGAACAATTTCGCGAGCCTCTCCATTATGCAGACATTTTATCCAGTCGGGAAGAAGCGTTTATGGATACGAATAAAGAGCAATATGAGGCTTTAAAGAAAAACGTAATGACCTATTTTATACATGAAAATTTGCTTTAG
- a CDS encoding PhzF family phenazine biosynthesis protein — MKSIQYSIVDVFAQRKYTGNQLAVFKDAGRLSDKEMQQMAKEINFSETTFITSASAKGEYNVRIFTPNEEVPFAGHPTLGTAYVIREELKEKDTEELILHYKAGPTPVTYDEQIDVLWMTQGQPTFGKVLDKKQVADVLNLDEVYIDTRFPVQEVSTGLPVILVPLTSLEAAKEINVDKEKYFKLIENTEAKAIMVFSPETFHQDHHLNVRDFADYYGVPEDAATGSANGCLAAYLVKYRYFNQQAIDICVEQGYEIGRPSLLYVKASYDGEAFHIQVGGKVEMIARGEWIL; from the coding sequence ATGAAAAGTATTCAGTATTCCATTGTTGATGTATTTGCACAGAGAAAATATACGGGAAATCAGCTCGCTGTTTTTAAAGACGCAGGAAGACTTTCAGACAAAGAGATGCAGCAAATGGCTAAAGAAATTAATTTTTCTGAAACGACGTTTATCACGTCTGCTTCTGCAAAAGGAGAATATAACGTGCGGATTTTTACACCTAATGAAGAAGTGCCATTTGCAGGCCATCCGACGCTCGGTACCGCTTATGTTATCCGAGAAGAATTAAAAGAAAAAGATACAGAGGAGCTTATTCTTCATTATAAAGCAGGTCCTACGCCCGTTACATATGACGAACAAATAGATGTACTATGGATGACACAAGGTCAGCCGACGTTTGGGAAAGTGTTAGATAAAAAGCAAGTGGCGGACGTGTTAAACCTTGATGAAGTTTATATCGACACGCGTTTTCCCGTTCAAGAAGTATCCACCGGTCTGCCGGTCATCCTTGTCCCGTTAACATCATTAGAAGCAGCTAAAGAAATAAATGTAGACAAAGAAAAATATTTCAAACTGATAGAAAATACAGAAGCGAAAGCGATTATGGTCTTTTCGCCGGAAACTTTTCACCAAGATCACCACTTAAACGTACGAGATTTTGCCGACTACTACGGCGTGCCAGAAGATGCAGCAACCGGCAGCGCCAACGGCTGTTTAGCAGCATATTTAGTTAAATACCGTTATTTTAATCAGCAAGCTATTGACATATGTGTAGAACAAGGGTACGAAATAGGAAGACCTTCACTGCTGTATGTAAAAGCTAGTTATGATGGAGAAGCTTTTCACATTCAAGTAGGCGGAAAAGTAGAGATGATTGCGCGCGGTGAATGGATTTTGTAA